The following DNA comes from Solea senegalensis isolate Sse05_10M linkage group LG10, IFAPA_SoseM_1, whole genome shotgun sequence.
CATCATCCCAGTGTcacctttcactcacacacacacgcacacgcacacacacacagagtcacaccttctcactcatacacacacaaactaatttactcattcattcactggtGTTAATTACACTAATGGTGGTTAGATTCAAGTGAGATGGAGTTGCATTACCTTACGCACACTGTACATGGTTAATTTAATTGTGTCAATCTTAAGGCTcgagaaaataagaaaaataaataaggaaattattgtcattattgaaTAATTgctgttgtgttagtgtgtaaATTGTACAGATGCACAGAGATAATGGCAAAACATTTGATCATCTGAAAAGAAGTCACAAAACTCAGCCATTTGCAAATGGTCAAGATTCAAGCACATAACATGGATGTTGTATCGCATAGGATTATCGTTTGTGAGAACCCATAAAGgcataagaaataataatgttaatttcaaaataaatgaaataaacgcATCTTCTCTGGTTATTAAGAGGTTCTCAATAGCGTatacaacttatagacaaaagcAGTGTGTCACTGGATTCCCTAATGTTGACATTTGTCTGTATCACTGTAAAATGCCACATAACTCATGCATTAGCATTAGCTCAGCTGTTGGCCAGACTTTGTTCAGGTGCTATTTTCTatcacattaacacatttgGACACACAGTTTGTTAAAACCATAACTGGCTTTCacaatgtgtttctttgttattcaCTATGAAATCtggataataaaataaatgtgtgtttgtgtgtgtaattacagaGTGAAGAACTTTGTGGCGATGAAGGTAGTGAAGAGTGCGCAGCATTACACAGAAACGGCCCTGGATGAGATCAAACTGCTGCGATGTGTGAGTTTGACATGTTGGTTGTTGTTGATGTCTTACGTCTGTTTTTACCTCctttcattttttacatttttaacccttCCATAATCTCGTCCCTCCGTTTCCTTACCTTCTTCACCATCTCCGTTCTATTTTGGCCccttgcctctctctctgttaacaagaaaaaacaaagaaaccctGGTCACTTATCATACGTGATGGAAGCAGAGGACACTAATCTGAGAATCAAATTTTCTTCCATCTCCTGTTCTCAATCCTTCTCTTTAAGTTAACTCTGTTCTTGTCTTTTCTCAACTTTTCTCTTCATCTCATTGATCTTtcaggtgagagagagtgacCCCAATGACCCCAACAAGGACATGGTAGTCCAGCTGATAGATGACTTCAAGATCTCTGGCGTCAACGGCATACGTATCCtgattatgagtgtgtgtgtttgtctgtgtgtgtctgtctgtgtgtgtgtgtatgagtgataGAGATTTGATGATGTGAGTCCTTGACTCTCCATCCCAGATGTGTGTATGGTGTTTGAGGTGTTGGGTCACCACCTGCTGAAGTGGATCATTAAATCTAACTACCAAGGTCTGCCACTGCCATGTGTCAAGAGCATTATCAGACAGGTAAggacacatacacgcacacacacacacacacacacacacacacacacacacacacaaacataatcccaattctaaccctaaccctaaaaccaggtattaacccccaaaaagccctttcaagatgtgaggaccagccaaaatgtcctcactccatatgGTTTATACCAGGGGTCTGCAACACTGCGGCTCCAAAGACACATGTAGCTCTTCAGCCCCTCTGCAGTGGATCCTAGTAGTTTTCAAAGATAGATTAAAGTGTGTCACATCCAATGTTTACGtcaaacacaatattaaaaaagcCAAACTCGACAAACTCGAAGTACACatcctgtccatctttggatccacatgCCTGTTTATGCCAGGCAACTACATTCAATCCAAATattgcttcatttatttcaaagtggggtccttttaatttaatttaatttgccaCAAACAATGGAAGGACGAGGTCTACATAATTGTGTAGCCCTAAcccatgtgttttatttttatagcaaACAGCAATGGGACatcaacagttttatttttgatcattattatttaaatatatatagtgtatCTGTATCTATATATAGTGTATCTTTACGTATTATTATCGTCATTTTATGGGACAAATaggttttgtggctccagattaattttatttagGTGGAGAGGGGACAAATCTTTTCATCCTAAAGACTAAAGTGCACACTtctcttctcaggacactgcattgactttcattcatttggacagtctagaCAAAggattatccctaaccttaacctagcCACAATTTCATAGCGGCTGAGTCTCTGCAGTAAAGAGTGAGCAAACAGGCTTTCATGACATTGCACTTTTCATTATAATAGTTTCACCAGAGTGATTAAGCGGATATTTACTGACAGGattttataaaatattgtttttatgtctaaATACTGCTGATATGAAGAGATAAagaagtaaagaaataaaatatggGACAGACTCACAGCACCAAAGAGTGCGGCCAATGTTTTGACACTGATGCATTAAACCATGGTTTTGTGTGCTGTTCTTCTCTTCCCTTCAGTCTCAAGACTAAAAACAACTAAGAAAAAGTTAGGAAAACAGAAACACCCtttcccctctgctcctctgacAATGAGGGAAGGaatgaaagggagagagagagagcgggaatAAGAACTGAACTAAGAAACAGGCTGCGTCTGGATTTTAAGATCAAGAGTGAATGAGTGGGATTTTCagttataaaaatgtttttattcttttcatatGAATCTGTTTAGGTACTGCAGGGTCTGGACTACCTCCACACAAAGTGTAAAATCATCCACACGGACATAAAGCCTGAGAATATCCTGATGTGTGTAGATGATGCGTTTGTCCGACGCATGGCCATGGAGGCCACTGAGTGGCAGAAAGCCGGCGCCCCGCCACCGTCTGGATCAGCGGGTAGGAACACGTCAACCTTCATGTTTAATATTGTGCAAACTATTTTACTGCAAAAGGCAATGAGGTTTGGTGCACTAGTAAATATTCATATGATAAATTATAGAATATAAGGGTTTACAGGTATTTGGTTTGTGTGCTACCTTATTCcacttttgaaatgtgttgaattGTATGCTTCTGTACCGCTGTAACAGACTgtaacagctgttttttttcggGGACGTCCATCCCATTCTTGTAAACACAGTATCTTAAAGTCTGGAGGGAAATGTACACTTGAAGTTAAGGATGGGTTGTGATTAGATTTTGATGGGAAAATGTCATTGACCTCACAAACATTTTTTCCTCCTGAATGCTTTATCTTAAGAATGCTTGAAAGAAATACTTGAAGAAATATCttagattttggtggtcaaaggtcaaggtcacagtggcttcacaaaacatgtttttggcctCTTAAACATTTATTGTCTTTAAGCCGACATGTGGATGCTATATGAGCCTGGAAACACATTTGGAGGAATGAATCTATTAGTCATAAAATGTGCCAGTGATAATTCTAATCCAGGTTATTGGATGAATGCTGGCAGCAGCGTAGATCCACAGACACCCAGTTTGTGTATCGTTTATAACTGTAGCTTTTTCACCTCAATTTCCTTTTTTGAGTTTAAAGTGGAGGCTTATAATGCGTGCAATGGTTGGTAAATCACATTCCTGATTTAAAGTCAATATTTATAAGATGGCATCTCCAATAGTGCGATTATTTTTTGGCACAGTAAAGAAAAGGAATCACACTGAAGCCTTTCATGTCTCCTCAGCTGCTCGCCCTTTTTttactacacacagacacacacaatttttCATCTATTGTCTCCACTTCTTGCAAAACAGTCTTGATGAACTCGACTTGAACTCTTTTCCCTTGGTGACCCATCACCAGCCCCCAACTCCCCCGTAAGTTGACAGTTGCTCGCTTCAGCCAGTGGAGTCTTTTTGAGCCTTGGGTAATAACTAATTATACTGCTTACATTTACACGCACATCAAGTCAGACCCAGAACAGTCACCTatcaaaacaaaagtattttcagtgacagaggagttgaaataaataaaatgtcactggTGTTAGAGCAGACAAGTGGTTCAAAGTCTGTGGGTATTTGGGATGCATTGGCAACACCATCATTTATGTTTTGTTACTTAGTTGAAAAGGAGTCAGTTACTGTATCTGTGATCACACTGTACATACCATATATGATTTGACACAactcagttttaatgaactgaagAACTGAATCCTGATGAACTGTCAGGATTTATATAAATCACATTATACATCCTCCTCATTCATGAACACAGCAGACCAGGTTCAGCTTCACAGCCAAACAGCACACGGatcatttgcataatatgtGTGATGATTGTTTGCGAATATGTTTGGGAAAGGACAGTAGTTATTCCCAGAGTGTGGGTCTGGACCCACAGATGTGTTGTGGGAGATTTATTTTGAGATGCTAAATTAATTTTCAGCTTTTTACTATTTACTTATTAAGTAGCATGTAAGACATTCATTTGGGATTAATTAATCTCTTGGAAATTGCTTATTTATGTACACATAATATATaaggtgttacagaaatggcagtagaAATAGAGATGTTCCAGTatgcacatttacagtatgCTCTTGTCACCATAtacatttgggaaacactgctttgtAGAAACTGCATTTTCAAGTGTAAAACAAGTGAGGAGCAAATATGGCAGTGGGAGTGTGAAGATCCTGTCTCGTCTACAGATTCTGTATATATCAAGTCTCTAAATCATGATTTATCTTCCAGAAGAGAACGAGATTTGGATTCTGGTGTGAACTTGCGTTCTTGTGTGAACGGCCTCATGTTGGTGATACTTTGAAGCCACTAAaagttgctgtttttctttctgtctgtcagttAGCACAGCGCCTCAGCTCAAACCGGTGAGTACAACAGATGTGAGTATGAAatgagaggaacacacacaaacattcaaatattaacacacaaacataaaacacagagggTGGAAATAAGGTTGACGTGTCCAGAGCGTTACACAGTGTTTGGTTTGATTGTTACAATTGAATGCCCCactgtattaaaaataaaagaagtgaATTAGCAGTGTTCTCATTTAGTCAGTACTCaaacaaagtaaatatttgaacatAAACATTGAAGAAATAGTACTTAAGAGAATTTTAGACATACATTTATAATACGGTACAGCATCAAACTCTTAGTGTAGTATCTTTTTATGACCATATATGAAAATAACTACTATATAACACTACAGAGCCGAAAATATTATATCAACTGTTTTGTGTCTCATGACAATTGATTTAATTTCCTCAAATCAAgtgaggtgtttttttcttaactgCATTCTTTctaatcaaattaaaatatgaatgtgttCATTGTGTTTATCACTATGAAACGATCTCATCAGGACTGGTTTGATTGCATATGATTGACAGTAGTCTGGGcggcatgaaaacaaacagcatcacATCTCTGATGCAGAGCGTGAGTCACATTTTCATAATTGGCAAATTCAGTCTGCCCACTCCACAGTAAGAGGAGCAAAAGCAAATATGTAAACATCTGAGGCAAAACAAGCAAACCTTTCCAACACTGACAGAACATCTGATTATGCACCGTGCCATTCAGAAGCAGGACCAAGTTATTTTCTGACActaaaaaggacattttaaaaGCACCCAGTTTTTTGCTGCACGGTTTTCTCTGAATAAGAAAGATATTTTGATACTGATAAATCACAACCCACAACACGATTCCATCACTTGAGTTTCTCCAACATTACATTTCCCTTTACCTCTgactctccctcttttccttccctctctctcaggtGGGTAAGATTtcaaagaacaagaagaagaagctgaagaagaaacagaagcgGCAGGCTGAGCTGCTGGAGAGGCGGATGCTGGAGATCGAGGCTTTAGAGAGGGAGGccgagaagaaggaggagaaagacaaaGACGGGGAAGAAAAAGGGGCTCTTGAACACAACCCGCCTTCACCGCTTCAGCCGAAGCCACCGCCGATCGGCCCCAGCATTGCCCTGGGAGAGAGCGACGAGGACGATGACGATGAGGATGACggggaagacgaggaggaggagggaggagaccGGGAAAGGCCAGTCAGGCTGACTAATCATACATGTGAGTCAGTACTTGAACATTATAAATACAGCTGGTGACGTGAGAGATGGTAATTATTGTTCATCTATGATTAATCACATCGTGGGGAATCCCTCTGAAGGAAGGTGAGGTCCTTTGctcagcaggaaaagcacaggtgttactgatcacattaacaatggctctgttcaCCTAATGCAAGCCGTCATCACCTGTAATTTTCTTGCTGTGacttgtcaaaatggctgctgtgcaatggtcttctcttctcttctcttctcttctcttctcttctcttctcttctcttctcttctcctctcttcgtGTGGTGActagtttgttgttttaacttTGATGTATTTGCTCACTCTGTGTAAACTAAATGTAAAACTAAGCACTGGCTGAGCCTGCGGCTTTTAATTCAAGTGAAATCCGTGGTAAAGGAAATGTAAGAAGCATATTTAGGCTTGCTAgttctttttttactgtattcAGGTCGCCAATCATAAagatgtgttcaaaaaaaatcaaaaatgtgcagTCTGTCTGTCAATGAATAGGAGGTGGATTGGCTCCAACCACTCAGCCCACACTAGACCAACTGTGCAGGGGATGCTAGGCtgattcacaaataaaaacccaacataatgtctctccgtctccctccttCACCCACTGTCTCTCCACCTCCTGTCTCTTTCATTCTTGTATTCTCTCATCTGCCTCCACCACTTCTGTCTCTGCCTTCACTGTCTTTGATTTTGCACACATCTGCCATCTTCCATTCACTTCCTCTCCTGATGGTGTATGCTTCCCTCTCTCCACGTCAGGTGCAGCACCTCCCCAGGAGCAGATCGAGGTACCTCACATCACTGATGACGACCctgaagaggagggggaggacgAAGACGAGGAGCCAACGCCTGTCGCTGAAAAAGAAACCCCCATTCCCCTCATCTCGGAGGAAGGTAGTGGGGAGTCAACTCAAGCAGAGGTACcgaaagaggagagggaggaggaaggatTGAACAGGACAGAGGGTGAGaatgcagaagaggaggagaagttagaagaggaggaggaggaggaggatgacgaggaggacgacgaggaggaggaggaggaagaggaggaagaggaagaagagaaagaggaggagaaagagactGAAAAAGAGGAGACTAAGATAGAAGAGCCAAAGAGAGAAAGTAAAACAGAGGATGAGGCAGTGTTGGAACAGGAGGAGTCAAAGGAGCAGTGTGACGAGGATGAGGTGgagaacgaggaggaggacgaggacgacgaGGAAGACGAGGATGAAGACACGACCGCTGAGCTCCTCACGGAGAGCACCTCTCCTGTCAAGCCTCACAACAACAAAGCGAACACAGCCAAAACCAACGGTCACGTGTTGTTGGGCTCTGAGGGACTGAAACCGAACCCCAATACTCCTCCACCCCCGTCTCCCACCCCAGAGCCTCTCctctgccccctggtggagtCAGAGCTCAGCTACACGGACAGGGAGTTCTCTCTCAGCTCTGGTTATGAGATGTACAACGGCGAGGTGGGCGAACGGAATGAACGGGGCCTGACCAACGGCTCCAGTGAGCGCCATCTGGGCATAGAGCCCATTTTCCCTGATTTACCCCTGGATCCTGAGCCGGAAAACCCAATATCCCCCGGGACCGGAGACATCGGAGCGGGACGTTCACCCAACAGCCCCACAGCTGACCGCAGTCGCACCGTGTCGTCCTCGAGCACAGGAGACACACCTAAAGGTGAGACAGTCTTGTATTCTACTGTACTGTGCTATACCTGAAATGTTcttgttattttcagtttaaCTACTACAACTCACTGGTATTGCATTCATGTGTTTGATTTGCGTAATTTTTTTATATTCCTGTAATGTACGTAATCACACCTGATGAttatattttacacatattGACAAATTTTAAGGCACAACTGAAGTCATTAATATGAAGTTTGTTacaaagtgtttattttcatagtattgtattgttGCACATGCGTATTTAATTTCATTGTAgactttttattctttaaaatgtcaattttttatctcataaaagTTATTGGTAATTGTTAATATGCaataatctatttttttttatcaaacagTTTTTACGTTTAGTGTAATTTCTTTTCACATTGTATCTACCTGTGATGTATGCGGCCTTCTTTTCCAAGGTCTTCACTCTAATCAACATGAAATTCTAATCAACATGTTAatgggcttttcttttttttttttaatagacaaaggaaatgaaaaacactttttttacttAGATCtgagatgaagaaaatgatC
Coding sequences within:
- the srpk2 gene encoding SRSF protein kinase 2 isoform X3, with product MPETQQKAPVSSPPPPPPPPPPPEPTGPPEPEEEILGSDDEEQEDPADYCKGGYHPVKIGDLFNGRYHVIRKLGWGHFSTVWLCWDIQVKNFVAMKVVKSAQHYTETALDEIKLLRCVRESDPNDPNKDMVVQLIDDFKISGVNGIHVCMVFEVLGHHLLKWIIKSNYQGLPLPCVKSIIRQVLQGLDYLHTKCKIIHTDIKPENILMCVDDAFVRRMAMEATEWQKAGAPPPSGSAVSTAPQLKPVSTTDVGKISKNKKKKLKKKQKRQAELLERRMLEIEALEREAEKKEEKDKDGEEKGALEHNPPSPLQPKPPPIGPSIALGESDEDDDDEDDGEDEEEEGGDRERPVRLTNHTCAAPPQEQIEVPHITDDDPEEEGEDEDEEPTPVAEKETPIPLISEEGSGESTQAEVPKEEREEEGLNRTEGENAEEEEKLEEEEEEEDDEEDDEEEEEEEEEEEEEKEEEKETEKEETKIEEPKRESKTEDEAVLEQEESKEQCDEDEVENEEEDEDDEEDEDEDTTAELLTESTSPVKPHNNKANTAKTNGHVLLGSEGLKPNPNTPPPPSPTPEPLLCPLVESELSYTDREFSLSSGYEMYNGEVGERNERGLTNGSSERHLGIEPIFPDLPLDPEPENPISPGTGDIGAGRSPNSPTADRSRTVSSSSTGDTPKVKARAADLLINPLDPHNAEFIRVKIADLGNACWVHKHFTEDIQTRQYRAIEVLIGAGYSTPADIWSTACMAFELATGDYLFEPHSGEDYSRDEDHIAHIIELLGCIPRHFALSGKYSREFFNRRDHIALIMELLGKVPRKVVAAGRYSREFFSKKGELRHITKLKPWSLFDVLVEKYGWSHEDAGHFTHFLLPMLEMVPEKRASAGECLNHPWLNS
- the srpk2 gene encoding SRSF protein kinase 2 isoform X1 gives rise to the protein MSSRKVMAIQARKRRPKGKKDKTGQHRRPETQQKAPVSSPPPPPPPPPPPEPTGPPEPEEEILGSDDEEQEDPADYCKGGYHPVKIGDLFNGRYHVIRKLGWGHFSTVWLCWDIQVKNFVAMKVVKSAQHYTETALDEIKLLRCVRESDPNDPNKDMVVQLIDDFKISGVNGIHVCMVFEVLGHHLLKWIIKSNYQGLPLPCVKSIIRQVLQGLDYLHTKCKIIHTDIKPENILMCVDDAFVRRMAMEATEWQKAGAPPPSGSAVSTAPQLKPVSTTDVGKISKNKKKKLKKKQKRQAELLERRMLEIEALEREAEKKEEKDKDGEEKGALEHNPPSPLQPKPPPIGPSIALGESDEDDDDEDDGEDEEEEGGDRERPVRLTNHTCAAPPQEQIEVPHITDDDPEEEGEDEDEEPTPVAEKETPIPLISEEGSGESTQAEVPKEEREEEGLNRTEGENAEEEEKLEEEEEEEDDEEDDEEEEEEEEEEEEEKEEEKETEKEETKIEEPKRESKTEDEAVLEQEESKEQCDEDEVENEEEDEDDEEDEDEDTTAELLTESTSPVKPHNNKANTAKTNGHVLLGSEGLKPNPNTPPPPSPTPEPLLCPLVESELSYTDREFSLSSGYEMYNGEVGERNERGLTNGSSERHLGIEPIFPDLPLDPEPENPISPGTGDIGAGRSPNSPTADRSRTVSSSSTGDTPKVKARAADLLINPLDPHNAEFIRVKIADLGNACWVHKHFTEDIQTRQYRAIEVLIGAGYSTPADIWSTACMAFELATGDYLFEPHSGEDYSRDEDHIAHIIELLGCIPRHFALSGKYSREFFNRRDHIALIMELLGKVPRKVVAAGRYSREFFSKKGELRHITKLKPWSLFDVLVEKYGWSHEDAGHFTHFLLPMLEMVPEKRASAGECLNHPWLNS
- the srpk2 gene encoding SRSF protein kinase 2 isoform X6, whose product is MSSRKVMAIQARKRRPKGKKDKTGQHRRPETQQKAPVSSPPPPPPPPPPPEPTGPPEPEEEILGSDDEEQEDPADYCKGGYHPVKIGDLFNGRYHVIRKLGWGHFSTVWLCWDIQVKNFVAMKVVKSAQHYTETALDEIKLLRCVRESDPNDPNKDMVVQLIDDFKISGVNGIHVCMVFEVLGHHLLKWIIKSNYQGLPLPCVKSIIRQVLQGLDYLHTKCKIIHTDIKPENILMCVDDAFVRRMAMEATEWQKAGAPPPSGSAVSTAPQLKPVSTTDVGKISKNKKKKLKKKQKRQAELLERRMLEIEALEREAEKKEEKDKDGEEKGALEHNPPSPLQPKPPPIGPSIALGESDEDDDDEDDGEDEEEEGGDRERPVRLTNHTCAAPPQEQIEVPHITDDDPEEEGEDEDEEPTPVAEKETPIPLISEEGSGESTQAEVPKEEREEEGLNRTEGENAEEEEKLEEEEEEEDDEEDDEEEEEEEEEEEEEKEEEKETEKEETKIEEPKRESKTEDEAVLEQEESKEQCDEDEVENEEEDEDDEEDEDEDTTAELLTESTSPVKPHNNKANTAKTNGHVLLGSEGLKPNPNTPPPPSPTPEPLLCPLVESELSYTDREFSLSSGYEMYNGEVGERNERGLTNGSSERHLGIEPIFPDLPLDPEPENPISPGTGDIGAGRSPNSPTADRSRTVSSSSTGDTPKVKARAADLLINPLDPHNAEFIRVKIADLGNACWVHKHFTEDIQTRQYRAIEVLIGAGYSTPADIWSTACMAFELATGDYLFEPHSGEDYSRDEDTQRADTNLAVLL
- the srpk2 gene encoding SRSF protein kinase 2 isoform X5 yields the protein MSSRKVMAIQARKRRPKGKKDKTGQHRRPETQQKAPVSSPPPPPPPPPPPEPTGPPEPEEEILGSDDEEQEDPADYCKGGYHPVKIGDLFNGRYHVIRKLGWGHFSTVWLCWDIQVKNFVAMKVVKSAQHYTETALDEIKLLRCVRESDPNDPNKDMVVQLIDDFKISGVNGIHVCMVFEVLGHHLLKWIIKSNYQGLPLPCVKSIIRQVLQGLDYLHTKCKIIHTDIKPENILMCVDDAFVRRMAMEATEWQKAGAPPPSGSAVSTAPQLKPVSTTDVGKISKNKKKKLKKKQKRQAELLERRMLEIEALEREAEKKEEKDKDGEEKGALEHNPPSPLQPKPPPIGPSIALGESDEDDDDEDDGEDEEEEGGDRERPVRLTNHTCAAPPQEQIEVPHITDDDPEEEGEDEDEEPTPVAEKETPIPLISEEGSGESTQAEVPKEEREEEGLNRTEGENAEEEEKLEEEEEEEDDEEDDEEEEEEEEEEEEEKEEEKETEKEETKIEEPKRESKTEDEAVLEQEESKEQCDEDEVENEEEDEDDEEDEDEDTTAELLTESTSPVKPHNNKANTAKTNGHVLLGSEGLKPNPNTPPPPSPTPEPLLCPLVESELSYTDREFSLSSGYEMYNGEVGERNERGLTNGSSERHLGIEPIFPDLPLDPEPENPISPGTGDIGAGRSPNSPTADRSRTVSSSSTGDTPKVKARAADLLINPLDPHNAEFIRVKIADLGNACWVHKHFTEDIQTRQYRAIEVLIGAGYSTPADIWSTACMAFELATGDYLFEPHSGEDYSRDEDHIAHIIELLGCIPRHFALSGKYSREFFNRRGELRHITKLKPWSLFDVLVEKYGWSHEDAGHFTHFLLPMLEMVPEKRASAGECLNHPWLNS
- the srpk2 gene encoding SRSF protein kinase 2 isoform X2, with the translated sequence MSVNSEKSSSPERPETQQKAPVSSPPPPPPPPPPPEPTGPPEPEEEILGSDDEEQEDPADYCKGGYHPVKIGDLFNGRYHVIRKLGWGHFSTVWLCWDIQVKNFVAMKVVKSAQHYTETALDEIKLLRCVRESDPNDPNKDMVVQLIDDFKISGVNGIHVCMVFEVLGHHLLKWIIKSNYQGLPLPCVKSIIRQVLQGLDYLHTKCKIIHTDIKPENILMCVDDAFVRRMAMEATEWQKAGAPPPSGSAVSTAPQLKPVSTTDVGKISKNKKKKLKKKQKRQAELLERRMLEIEALEREAEKKEEKDKDGEEKGALEHNPPSPLQPKPPPIGPSIALGESDEDDDDEDDGEDEEEEGGDRERPVRLTNHTCAAPPQEQIEVPHITDDDPEEEGEDEDEEPTPVAEKETPIPLISEEGSGESTQAEVPKEEREEEGLNRTEGENAEEEEKLEEEEEEEDDEEDDEEEEEEEEEEEEEKEEEKETEKEETKIEEPKRESKTEDEAVLEQEESKEQCDEDEVENEEEDEDDEEDEDEDTTAELLTESTSPVKPHNNKANTAKTNGHVLLGSEGLKPNPNTPPPPSPTPEPLLCPLVESELSYTDREFSLSSGYEMYNGEVGERNERGLTNGSSERHLGIEPIFPDLPLDPEPENPISPGTGDIGAGRSPNSPTADRSRTVSSSSTGDTPKVKARAADLLINPLDPHNAEFIRVKIADLGNACWVHKHFTEDIQTRQYRAIEVLIGAGYSTPADIWSTACMAFELATGDYLFEPHSGEDYSRDEDHIAHIIELLGCIPRHFALSGKYSREFFNRRDHIALIMELLGKVPRKVVAAGRYSREFFSKKGELRHITKLKPWSLFDVLVEKYGWSHEDAGHFTHFLLPMLEMVPEKRASAGECLNHPWLNS
- the srpk2 gene encoding SRSF protein kinase 2 isoform X4, which translates into the protein MSSRKVMAIQARKRRPKGKKDKTGQHRRPETQQKAPVSSPPPPPPPPPPPEPTGPPEPEEEILGSDDEEQEDPADYCKGGYHPVKIGDLFNGRYHVIRKLGWGHFSTVWLCWDIQVKNFVAMKVVKSAQHYTETALDEIKLLRCVRESDPNDPNKDMVVQLIDDFKISGVNGIHVCMVFEVLGHHLLKWIIKSNYQGLPLPCVKSIIRQVLQGLDYLHTKCKIIHTDIKPENILMCVDDAFVRRMAMEATEWQKAGAPPPSGSAVSTAPQLKPVSTTDVGKISKNKKKKLKKKQKRQAELLERRMLEIEALEREAEKKEEKDKDGEEKGALEHNPPSPLQPKPPPIGPSIALGESDEDDDDEDDGEDEEEEGGDRERPVRLTNHTCAAPPQEQIEVPHITDDDPEEEGEDEDEEPTPVAEKETPIPLISEEGSGESTQAEVPKEEREEEGLNRTEGENAEEEEKLEEEEEEEDDEEDDEEEEEEEEEEEEEKEEEKETEKEETKIEEPKRESKTEDEAVLEQEESKEQCDEDEVENEEEDEDDEEDEDEDTTAELLTESTSPVKPHNNKANTAKTNGHVLLGSEGLKPNPNTPPPPSPTPEPLLCPLVESELSYTDREFSLSSGYEMYNGEVGERNERGLTNGSSERHLGIEPIFPDLPLDPEPENPISPGTGDIGAGRSPNSPTADRSRTVSSSSTGDTPKVKARAADLLINPLDPHNAEFIRVKIADLGNACWVHKHFTEDIQTRQYRAIEVLIGAGYSTPADIWSTACMAFELATGDYLFEPHSGEDYSRDEDHIALIMELLGKVPRKVVAAGRYSREFFSKKGELRHITKLKPWSLFDVLVEKYGWSHEDAGHFTHFLLPMLEMVPEKRASAGECLNHPWLNS